AGCTTTTACGCATGTACATATTTTCGGCAATGCGCACACTATAAGCTTCTGATGGAGAATTGCTGTAATAACCCGACTTTGGCTTACCTGATGCATCTAAGGTTTCTTTATAAAACGGTATAAAGGAAACCAAACCAGCTTGATGTAATAAAAGGTCCTTTACTTTAATTTTCGCCTTTTCAGCATTACTTAGCCAAGGAACATATAAACCAATGGGGGCGTCTAAATTCAACCTACCCTCTTCATAAACCTTCATCACAGCCATGGTAGTTGCTGTGGTTTTTGTAACCGAAGCTAAGTCGTAAACCGTTTCGGTAGTTACCTTTTCAGTTGAGTTGTAATTGGTGGTTCCGTAAGCTTTTAAAAACCCAACTTTGCCTTTTCTGGCCACCAAAACAACACAACCAGGAGTTGCACCCTTTTCAATTGCATTTGCTGCAATAGAATCAATTTTTGTTAGCGTTTTGGGGTTTAAACCTGCTTCCTGAGGACTTGAAACAGGAAAGTAGTAATTATTGGTAATTCCACTTCCATAAACATATTCATTTGAAACAGTTACAGGCAATTTACCCTTGGCCGTAATCTTTCCTGTTAACAAATCAATTGCAACCTGGTGCATGAGAGGATCATCCTCATAACAAGCCACCAAATTTTGCGCAACGGGCATTTTGGCAATTAAATACGGATTACCAAAAACCAAACTTAACGTTTTAGGTTGCTGTTGAAGCTTGGTTAATAACGACAAAGCCACATTACTGATTCCAAAATTATTAGCAGGGTATTTTTTGTATTGATGCACCCCTAATACTATTGCCTCATAACCTTTTGCAAGTTTTTGAATAAGCGTTGCTGCTTGCTCTTCACTTGCCTGATAGTCGAAGTAGAAGCAATCCACTTTAAACTCCTTTTGTAACTGCTCTGCAAAGGAATTTGATTGAGAAAGGCCAAATCCTACGTAAGCAAGTCTTTTAACTTTATTCAATGGAATTAACGAGGAATCAGTTTGTTTTAATAATGTGATTGCCTGCCTGTAAACATTTTGCTTAATTACGGCTACATCTTTGTTCAAATCTTCTTTTAACTGAGCGATTTGAATAGGTTTTAAGGTATCTAACCCTAAATTATACTTAGCCAATAACACTTTTTTAACCTTTTCATTAACCTCTGCCTTCGTAAGTTTCTTCTGACGAATGGCTTTTAAAGTGCTTTTAATACTTCCTTTTATATCGCCCGGTAAACACAACATATCATTTCCGGCAATCAATGACTGCACTGCGGCAGCGCCCTGCGGATAAAACTTAGCCACACCTTTCATTTCAAGTGCATCAGTAAAAGTAAGACCCTTAAATCCAAGCTGATTTCTCAACAAACCGGTCACGTTTCTTTGAGAAAGTGAAGTTGCCTGATTTTTAGTAGTATCAATTGCAGGAATGTACAAATGAGCTACCATCACACTTCCAACACCTTCATTTATCAACTTTTTAAATGGATACTGCTCTAGAGAATCTAACTGATTAAATGATTTATTGATTACTGGCAAATCATAATGTGAGTCAACTGAAACATCTCCATGGCCTGGAAAATGCTTAGCACAGGCCATTACGCCGGCATTTTGCATACCTTTCATCAACTGGGTACCGAACAGGGCAACTTTATATTTATCTTCACCAAATGACCTGAAGTTGATAACTGGATTTAACGGATTGTTATTGATATCCACAACCGGGGCATAGTTTACATGAATACCAATACGCTTGCATTGTTCGCCAATGGATTTCCCCACTTTGTAAGCGACTGCCGCATCGGCAACAGCGCCAATCGTTAATTGATCCGGAAATGGAGACACGTCAGAAAAGCGCATTCCTACTCCAGTTTCCCCATCAACACAAACCATCAATGGAATCGATGAAATTCCCTGCATCCTGTTAAGAAACTCAGCTTGTTGCTCGGCTATTCCCTGAAATAGGCAAACAGAACCTATTTTATATTTTTTAATATGCTTTGCGATGTCTTCTTCGTAAAACACAACTTCTTTGCCTTTACGTTCAGAGGCTCTCAAAACAAAAAGCTGGGCTATTTTTTGCTTTTTAGACAGTTTTTTGAATACACTGTCTACCCAAAAATTGCCCCTTGGAGAAGGCTGCAAAAACTGCTGCCCGAAGGCAGCAGTAGTGCAAAAAAATAAAACAATAAATAAACATTGCTTTACCATACAACCTAACATCAATTTTTTCTTCATACTTTCTGTATGTTATATACTATTCGTTTTTTAAACAATCCAATAAGCCGCCCAGCTCTTCCCTACTTCAAAACGTCTAATCTCTTACCTGCAAAACAACGCAAACTAACGCCTATTCACTTATTTAATTTGCATCAATACGCCCTCAATATGACAAATGTAAAAATTAAATTTTGTTTTATGCATTTCATTAAAATAAAAACGCACAAAACCGCAATTCAACTTACACTTAAACTATCTATGTAATTAACTTCATAGCAACTCATCAATACGAACGAATTTGTAGCCGCTTTTTACAAGCTCATTTATCAATCCTGGCAGATAATGATAGAACTTATCTGTTCTTCTTTGGTCGGTTCCAATGTGTATAAGCAGTATAAAACCATTCAATCCATTTTCAGAAGCAGCCTTTTTCTGAATTGATTTATAAATTTCATCTGAACTCAGGTACTGCTTACCCATTTCAGGCCAGGTATAGTCAGCCGTAGATCGTGTACCAGGTGTAAAGTTTATCAACTGCAACCCTTCCTCCTTAGTCCAATGAACAATCGAGGTGTTGTACCATTCATATGGAGGC
Above is a window of Solitalea lacus DNA encoding:
- a CDS encoding glycoside hydrolase family 3 N-terminal domain-containing protein; translated protein: MKKKLMLGCMVKQCLFIVLFFCTTAAFGQQFLQPSPRGNFWVDSVFKKLSKKQKIAQLFVLRASERKGKEVVFYEEDIAKHIKKYKIGSVCLFQGIAEQQAEFLNRMQGISSIPLMVCVDGETGVGMRFSDVSPFPDQLTIGAVADAAVAYKVGKSIGEQCKRIGIHVNYAPVVDINNNPLNPVINFRSFGEDKYKVALFGTQLMKGMQNAGVMACAKHFPGHGDVSVDSHYDLPVINKSFNQLDSLEQYPFKKLINEGVGSVMVAHLYIPAIDTTKNQATSLSQRNVTGLLRNQLGFKGLTFTDALEMKGVAKFYPQGAAAVQSLIAGNDMLCLPGDIKGSIKSTLKAIRQKKLTKAEVNEKVKKVLLAKYNLGLDTLKPIQIAQLKEDLNKDVAVIKQNVYRQAITLLKQTDSSLIPLNKVKRLAYVGFGLSQSNSFAEQLQKEFKVDCFYFDYQASEEQAATLIQKLAKGYEAIVLGVHQYKKYPANNFGISNVALSLLTKLQQQPKTLSLVFGNPYLIAKMPVAQNLVACYEDDPLMHQVAIDLLTGKITAKGKLPVTVSNEYVYGSGITNNYYFPVSSPQEAGLNPKTLTKIDSIAANAIEKGATPGCVVLVARKGKVGFLKAYGTTNYNSTEKVTTETVYDLASVTKTTATTMAVMKVYEEGRLNLDAPIGLYVPWLSNAEKAKIKVKDLLLHQAGLVSFIPFYKETLDASGKPKSGYYSNSPSEAYSVRIAENMYMRKSYLDTIYSRVDNSKLGVAGKYIYSDNDFILLGEIVASITKQSLSDYVRNTFYLPMGMTSTSFSPLQHFPVEVIAPTEKEKYFRLQQLRGDVHDPGAAMFGGVAGHAGLFSNAYDLAQVYQMLLNGGELNGIRYLKKSTIDLFTSYQSEISRRGLGFDKPEKDNATSKAPYPSLSVSPLTYGHTGFTGICVWADPKYDLLYIFLSNRVCPDGGDNNNLGKLNVRPDIQEVIYRSLVN
- a CDS encoding polysaccharide deacetylase family protein — its product is MQDANIKASFFFTGRFYRNPKLKSLVKRLRRQGNYLGSHSDEHLLYCDWMKRDSLLINYKKFVDDLTNSYVAMAHFGISKDDAKFFLPPYEWYNTSIVHWTKEEGLQLINFTPGTRSTADYTWPEMGKQYLSSDEIYKSIQKKAASENGLNGFILLIHIGTDQRRTDKFYHYLPGLINELVKSGYKFVRIDELL